The Synergistaceae bacterium region TCTTTGTCGGAAAAGGTCTTCCTTTCCGCGTCTATCTGTTCCTGGAGGCGGCAGAGCTGCAGAGGCGTTATGATGTGAGATGCCTTCCTTATCGCCATGACCTCCAGATTTTCGCGCACCTCGTAAGTGTCGACTATCTCCTGTTTTGTCGGTGAGGCGAGGCATGCGCCCCATCCGGGCATTATTTGAACAAGCCCCTCGTTCTCAAGTCGCCTCAATGCCTCGCGCACAGGGGTCCTGCTCACTTCAAATTCCTTTGCTACGGCAATTTCAGGCAGGCGCTGCCCGCTCTGAAGTTTTTTCTCAAATATCTTTCTGCGTATCTGTTGATATACATAGTCTGCAGTCGTCCTGACCGGTGCGTGCGACGTGCTCATAAATGTTCAGCTCCCCCTGTTTTTCCGCGATATAAGAAATATATACAGAATTGGCAAAACTTGCAAGAGGAAACTCTTGACACGGAAATGAGTATGATATATAAAGGATTTAATAAATGTATCCACTGTATACCATAAATCTTAAAACTTGCCAACTTTATAAGGAGTGACTGGGATGCTTGACTTGAACGAACTTTGCGGCATGGCCGGCAAGACGGCGATAGTAACCGGAGCTGCATCCGGGATCGGTGCGGGGATCGCGCGTTTTTTTTCAAGCGCCGGGGTAACGGTCGTTATTGCGGACATCAATGAAAACCTTGCCGGAAATGTGGTAAAGGAAATAACATGTGCCGGAAACAAGGCTGTTTTTATCAAGTGTGACGTAACAAAGGAAGCTGACTGCAAAGCCGTTGCCGATGCTGCTGCTGAAAGATTCGGCCGCATAGACATACTGGTGAACTGTGCCGGAGTTGCACGCCGCCATACGGTGGAGACTTTAACGGAGTCTGACTGGGATCTGGCAATCAACGTGACGCTCAAGAGCGTCTTTCTTATGAGCAAGCATGTAGTACCTCACATGAAACGTGCCAGAGGCGGCAAGATAGTCAACATCGGTTCGGGATGGGCGCTGAAGGGCGGAGATCATGCCGTGTCCTACTGCGCGGCAAAGGCCGGCGTGTGGAACATGACTCGGGCTATGGCCATAGACCACGGCCCGGATAATATCAATGTCAACTGTGTGTGTCCCGGAGACATAGACACTCCGATGCTTAAGAGCGAGTGTGAGCAGCTTGGCGGCGTTTATGACGAAAAGTATAAGGAAGAATGCGCAAAGCGTCCTATCGCGCGCCTTGGTACCCCTCAGGATGTTGCCATGTGCGTATTCTTCCTCTGCAGCAATATGACTCCTTGGGTCACAGGAAGCAGTCTTGTCGTTGATGGCGGCGGCATCGCTTAAAACGGCGGTTATATGC contains the following coding sequences:
- a CDS encoding GntR family transcriptional regulator; translation: MSTSHAPVRTTADYVYQQIRRKIFEKKLQSGQRLPEIAVAKEFEVSRTPVREALRRLENEGLVQIMPGWGACLASPTKQEIVDTYEVRENLEVMAIRKASHIITPLQLCRLQEQIDAERKTFSDKDLEAYLNVNDAFHIIIAESSGNGTLANYVRNILSRTYVQMIFFESFFDFDTNPSLEEHIDILAALEKHDEEECVRLLHDHLKLSMEALKTQ
- a CDS encoding SDR family oxidoreductase, producing the protein MLDLNELCGMAGKTAIVTGAASGIGAGIARFFSSAGVTVVIADINENLAGNVVKEITCAGNKAVFIKCDVTKEADCKAVADAAAERFGRIDILVNCAGVARRHTVETLTESDWDLAINVTLKSVFLMSKHVVPHMKRARGGKIVNIGSGWALKGGDHAVSYCAAKAGVWNMTRAMAIDHGPDNINVNCVCPGDIDTPMLKSECEQLGGVYDEKYKEECAKRPIARLGTPQDVAMCVFFLCSNMTPWVTGSSLVVDGGGIA